The following are encoded in a window of Chiloscyllium plagiosum isolate BGI_BamShark_2017 chromosome 11, ASM401019v2, whole genome shotgun sequence genomic DNA:
- the LOC122554178 gene encoding 60S ribosomal protein L5-A, translating into MGFVKVVKSKAYFKRYQVKFRRRREGKTDYYARKRLVVQDKNKYNTPKYRMIVRFTNRDIICQIAYAKIEGDIIVCAAYGHELPKYGIKVGLTNYAASYCTGLLLARRLLTKFGLDKIYEGQVQVTGDEYNVESIDGKPSAFTCYLDAGLARTTTGNKVFGALKGAVDGGLSIPHSTKRFPGYDSESKEFNPEVHRKHIFGLNIAEYMRYLMDEDEDAYKKQFSQYTKHGVTADKIEELYKKAHAAIRQNPVHEKKPKREVKKKRWNRPKMSLAQRKDRVAQKKASFLRAQEQNGDS; encoded by the exons ATG GGATTTGTTAAAGTTGTGAAAAGCAAGGCGTACTTCAAGCGATATCAAGTGAAGTTCAGGAGGAGGAGAG AGGGAAAGACTGATTACTATGCACGAAAACGCTTGGTGGTACAGGATAAAAACAAGTACAATACCCCAAAATATCGGATGATTGTACGATTCACCAACCGGGACATCATATGCCAG ATTGCGTATGCCAAAATTGAGGGTGATATCATTGTTTGTGCTGCCTATGGCCATGAATTACCCAAATACGGCATAAAAGTTGGGCTCACCAACTATGCTGCATCCTATTGCACTGGTCTGCTGCTTGCCCGCAGG CTGCTGACCAAATTTGGGTTGGACAAGATCTATGAGGGTCAGGTGCAAGTGACTGGTGATGAATACAATGTAGAAAGCATTGATGGAAAGCCTAGTGCTTTCACCTGCTATCTtgatgctggccttgccagaacCACCACAGGCAACAAAGTCTTTGGAGCTTTGAAAGGTGCAGTTGATGGTGGCCTGTCTATTCCACATAG CACCAAGCGATTTCCTGGTTATGACTCTGAAAGCAAGGAATTCAATCCTGAAGTTCATCGTAAACACATCTTTGGGTTGAATATAGCAGAATACATGCGCTACCTAATGGATGAGGATGAGGATGCCTATAAGAAACAATTTTCTCAGTATACCAAGCATGGAGTCACAGCAGACAAG ATAGAAGAATTGTACAAGAAAGCTCATGCTGCTATCAGACAAAATCCTGTTCATGAGAAGAAGCCAAAGAGAGAAGTCAAGAAAAAGAG GTGGAATCGTCCTAAGATGTCCTTGGCACAGAGAAAGGATCGTGTTGCTCAAAAGAAGGCCAGCTTCCTCAGGGCACAGGAACAGAATGGTGATAGTTGA